One window of Roseisolibacter agri genomic DNA carries:
- the tyrA gene encoding bifunctional chorismate mutase/prephenate dehydrogenase, with translation MTDGDARPLAVLRATIDALDRELLQLTARRMAVVAEVAAYKRAHGMRVRDPAREREVLAERTRDAAELGLPVGEVEAIFRLLLRASREHQSALRAEVPPGEPPRTVAIVGGHGRIGRVMARLFGDLGHRVLVADVDTEIGAAEAAAAADVVIVSVPIDVTEQVITTIGPHVREDALLMDVTSVKRAPVEAMLAATRASVVGTHPMFGASVHSLQGQRVVLCRGRGDAWADWLARTFTARGLVVTEATPAHHDRVMAIVQVLTHFQTQVLGLTLARAGLPLEETLRFTSPAYLLELYVAARHFAQSPALYGPLEMRNPELGAVTDAFRGAATELATVLRAGDQAAFEGMFAEVRAFFGDFTETALEQSSHLIDRIVERT, from the coding sequence GTGACGGACGGCGACGCGCGCCCGCTGGCGGTCCTGCGCGCGACGATCGACGCGCTCGACCGCGAGCTGCTGCAGCTGACGGCGCGGCGCATGGCGGTCGTCGCGGAGGTGGCGGCGTACAAGCGCGCGCACGGGATGCGCGTGCGCGACCCGGCGCGCGAGCGCGAGGTGCTGGCCGAGCGCACGCGCGACGCCGCGGAGCTGGGGCTGCCGGTGGGCGAGGTGGAGGCGATCTTCCGCCTGCTGCTGCGCGCGAGCCGCGAGCACCAGTCCGCGCTGCGCGCCGAGGTGCCGCCGGGCGAGCCGCCGCGCACGGTCGCGATCGTGGGCGGACATGGCCGCATCGGCCGCGTGATGGCGCGGCTGTTCGGGGACCTGGGCCACCGCGTGCTGGTGGCGGACGTCGACACCGAGATCGGCGCGGCGGAGGCGGCGGCCGCGGCGGACGTGGTGATCGTGAGCGTGCCGATCGACGTCACGGAGCAGGTCATCACTACGATCGGTCCGCACGTGCGCGAGGACGCGCTGCTGATGGACGTGACGAGCGTCAAGCGCGCGCCGGTGGAGGCGATGCTGGCGGCGACGCGCGCCAGCGTCGTCGGCACGCACCCGATGTTCGGCGCCAGCGTGCACTCGCTGCAGGGGCAGCGCGTGGTGCTGTGCCGCGGGCGCGGCGACGCGTGGGCCGACTGGCTGGCGCGCACGTTCACGGCGCGCGGGCTGGTGGTGACGGAGGCGACGCCCGCGCACCACGACCGCGTGATGGCGATCGTCCAGGTGCTGACGCACTTCCAGACGCAGGTCCTCGGCCTCACGCTGGCGCGGGCGGGGCTGCCGCTGGAGGAGACGCTGCGCTTCACGTCGCCCGCGTACCTGCTGGAGCTGTACGTGGCGGCGCGGCACTTCGCGCAGTCGCCGGCGCTCTACGGCCCGCTGGAGATGCGCAACCCGGAGCTGGGCGCGGTGACGGACGCCTTCCGCGGCGCGGCGACGGAGCTGGCGACGGTGCTGCGCGCGGGCGACCAGGCGGCGTTCGAGGGGATGTTCGCGGAGGTGCGGGCGTTCTTCGGCGACTTCACGGAGACGGCGCTGGAGCAGTCGAGCCATCTGATCGATCGGATCGTCGAGCGGACCTGA
- a CDS encoding aminotransferase class V-fold PLP-dependent enzyme, with amino-acid sequence MSVVPRRDFLTQLGAGLAGVGAAPSLLAAEVARLSVPPVADAPPERLAQDEAFWAGIRRAFDAPAGVVNLDHGNINPAPRAVIERHLRHVRETQQFPAQRMFALYQEVSQRAVKPALARLLGVPDAEVAVVRNATEAMDTVLLGVPLKPGDEVVCSAHDYYAMLDALEQRRARDGIVLRMVRPPVPLPDADALAALYEREIGPRTRLVLVTHPSNLTGQLAPVRRIADAAHRVGAELAVDGAQSMALVPYTMAELGCDYYGASLHKWLMAPVGAGVLWMRPAHVAKVWPLVPAPPHVQGIERYSWSGTYPEHVLASALPALELHERLGTARKLARMRYLAGAFRARVAALPGARLYTTDAPDASCGITTLELPNVEAAALQKFLWERHRIFVQDMSGDARTPEIRGIRVTPNVYTTPGELVRLADVLATVARRGLGT; translated from the coding sequence GTGTCCGTGGTCCCACGCCGCGACTTCCTCACGCAGCTCGGTGCCGGCCTGGCCGGCGTCGGCGCCGCGCCCTCCCTGCTGGCCGCGGAGGTCGCGCGGCTCTCCGTGCCGCCGGTCGCCGACGCGCCGCCCGAGCGGCTGGCCCAGGACGAGGCGTTCTGGGCGGGGATCCGCCGGGCGTTCGACGCGCCGGCCGGCGTCGTGAACCTCGACCACGGCAACATCAACCCCGCGCCGCGCGCGGTGATCGAGCGCCACCTGCGCCACGTGCGCGAGACGCAGCAGTTCCCGGCGCAGCGGATGTTCGCGCTCTACCAGGAGGTCTCGCAGCGCGCCGTGAAGCCCGCGCTCGCGCGCCTGCTGGGCGTCCCCGACGCGGAGGTCGCCGTCGTGCGCAACGCGACCGAGGCGATGGACACGGTGCTCCTCGGCGTCCCGCTGAAGCCCGGCGACGAGGTGGTGTGCTCGGCGCACGACTACTACGCCATGCTCGACGCGCTGGAGCAGCGCCGCGCGCGCGACGGGATCGTGCTGCGCATGGTGCGCCCGCCCGTGCCGCTCCCCGACGCCGACGCGCTGGCGGCGCTGTACGAGCGCGAGATCGGGCCGCGCACGCGCCTCGTGCTGGTGACGCATCCCAGCAACCTCACCGGGCAGCTCGCGCCCGTGCGCCGCATCGCCGACGCCGCGCACCGCGTGGGGGCCGAGCTCGCGGTGGACGGCGCGCAGTCGATGGCGCTCGTGCCGTACACGATGGCGGAGCTGGGGTGCGACTACTACGGCGCGAGCCTGCACAAGTGGCTGATGGCGCCGGTGGGCGCGGGCGTGCTCTGGATGCGGCCCGCGCACGTCGCGAAGGTGTGGCCGCTGGTCCCGGCGCCGCCGCACGTGCAGGGGATAGAGCGCTACTCATGGAGTGGCACCTATCCGGAGCACGTGCTCGCGTCCGCGCTCCCCGCGCTGGAGCTGCACGAGCGGCTGGGCACCGCGCGCAAGCTGGCCCGCATGCGCTACCTGGCCGGCGCGTTCCGCGCGCGCGTGGCCGCGCTGCCGGGCGCGCGCCTCTACACCACCGACGCGCCCGACGCGAGCTGCGGCATCACGACGCTCGAGCTGCCGAACGTCGAGGCGGCCGCGCTGCAGAAATTCCTGTGGGAGCGCCACCGCATCTTCGTGCAGGACATGAGCGGCGACGCGCGCACGCCGGAGATCCGCGGCATCCGCGTGACGCCCAACGTCTACACGACGCCGGGGGAACTGGTACGGCTGGCGGACGTGCTGGCGACGGTGGCGCGGCGCGGACTGGGGACGTGA
- a CDS encoding BatA domain-containing protein — translation MSVTLLAPWGLAAGVAVAAALVALHAITVGRPRPSWLPTARFAPERAPRAVRRLSRPTDLLVLALRLLAALLAGLALARPVRTPPRAAVARLIVADRSRTADASSIASAVRALARPGDVVLPFDAAPGAPLTWTPGVDSAAWSRALDSAVAAKAPDARGSLSAALIAARRAAPTLAAGADSLALVVVSPLARETVDAATLAVRAVWTGRARIVTVPSSARADSTRAAAPLRVALRDAPRDDALAAALALSGIARDDTASVRLTRVRATEADLEWARGAGHVLVEWPADGAPTGARATTADTAYGLVAGEHAVVAPFARAVAPDTAGARVIAWWADARAAALERALGAGCTRAVAVAVPQVGDVALGSAFRALLPALLASCGEARDASPLSAADVARLAGTGPLLVAAPLRAMPGGARDTLGAALLGAAAALLLLELPLRRRARRDAPDVIAEPIAAREAA, via the coding sequence GTGAGCGTGACGCTGCTCGCGCCGTGGGGGCTGGCCGCCGGCGTCGCCGTGGCGGCGGCGCTGGTCGCGCTGCACGCGATCACGGTCGGGCGTCCGCGGCCGTCGTGGCTGCCGACCGCGCGCTTCGCGCCGGAGCGCGCGCCGCGCGCGGTGCGCCGGCTGTCGCGGCCGACGGACCTCCTCGTGCTCGCGCTGCGCCTGCTGGCCGCGCTGCTGGCGGGGCTCGCGCTCGCGCGGCCGGTGCGCACGCCGCCGCGCGCCGCGGTGGCGCGGCTGATCGTCGCCGATCGCTCGCGCACGGCCGACGCGTCGTCGATCGCCAGCGCGGTGCGCGCGCTCGCGCGACCGGGTGACGTGGTGCTGCCGTTCGACGCCGCGCCGGGTGCACCGCTGACGTGGACGCCCGGTGTGGACTCGGCCGCGTGGTCGCGCGCGCTCGACTCGGCCGTCGCGGCGAAGGCGCCCGACGCGCGTGGCTCGCTCTCGGCCGCGCTGATCGCGGCGCGGCGCGCGGCGCCCACGCTGGCGGCCGGCGCCGACTCGCTGGCGCTGGTGGTGGTGTCGCCGCTGGCGCGCGAGACGGTGGACGCGGCGACGCTCGCGGTGCGCGCGGTCTGGACCGGGCGCGCGCGCATCGTGACGGTCCCGTCGTCGGCCCGCGCAGACTCGACGCGCGCCGCGGCGCCACTGCGGGTGGCGCTCCGCGACGCGCCGCGCGACGACGCGCTGGCCGCCGCGCTCGCCCTCTCGGGCATCGCGCGCGACGACACGGCGTCCGTGCGGCTGACGCGCGTCCGCGCGACCGAGGCCGACCTCGAATGGGCGCGCGGCGCGGGCCACGTGCTGGTGGAGTGGCCGGCGGACGGCGCGCCCACCGGCGCGCGCGCGACGACCGCGGATACGGCGTACGGCCTCGTGGCGGGCGAGCACGCGGTGGTCGCGCCGTTCGCGCGTGCGGTGGCGCCCGACACGGCGGGCGCGCGCGTGATCGCGTGGTGGGCGGACGCGCGCGCCGCCGCGCTCGAGCGCGCGCTCGGCGCTGGCTGCACGCGCGCCGTCGCCGTCGCGGTGCCGCAGGTCGGCGACGTGGCGCTGGGGAGCGCGTTCCGCGCGCTGCTGCCCGCGCTGCTCGCGTCGTGCGGCGAGGCGCGCGATGCGTCTCCGCTGTCCGCCGCCGACGTCGCGCGACTGGCGGGAACTGGCCCGCTCCTGGTCGCCGCGCCGCTGCGCGCGATGCCGGGCGGCGCGCGCGACACGCTGGGCGCCGCGCTGCTCGGCGCCGCGGCCGCGCTGCTGCTGCTCGAGCTGCCGCTGCGCCGCCGCGCGCGCCGCGACGCACCCGACGTCATCGCCGAACCGATCGCCGCGCGGGAGGCCGCGTGA
- a CDS encoding DUF58 domain-containing protein: MSIRTHDYAALLDQVRSLRWPARRRVAGNLPGAHRARLRGSTGEFSEYRAYRQGDDPRRLDWRLLARSDRAYVRLADDHALLPTLLLVDASASMAFPEGTDAGTRHAKWRTACALAVGLAAVAHAAGDPVGLAIAGSDGVRTLPPRSRRGVVHELARALDAVAPAGSGALAPLLARVPASSRLVLISDYLGDDADALRQAAGAHAARGGDVHALHVVAAEELAPPRDLALAVDPEDPRLRRPFDAAARTAYVARFAEWRAGLARAWREVGATYALVATDEPPARAVRRIVRGDAA; this comes from the coding sequence ATGAGCATCCGGACGCACGACTACGCCGCCCTGCTCGATCAGGTTCGATCGCTGAGGTGGCCCGCCCGCCGTCGCGTCGCCGGCAACCTCCCCGGCGCGCACCGCGCGCGGCTGCGCGGCAGCACGGGCGAGTTCAGCGAGTACCGCGCGTACCGCCAGGGCGACGATCCGCGGCGGCTCGACTGGCGGCTGCTCGCGCGCAGCGACCGCGCGTACGTGCGGCTGGCCGACGACCACGCGCTGCTGCCGACGCTGCTCCTGGTGGACGCGAGCGCGTCGATGGCGTTTCCCGAGGGAACGGATGCGGGCACGCGCCACGCGAAGTGGCGGACCGCGTGCGCGCTCGCCGTGGGACTCGCCGCGGTGGCGCACGCGGCGGGCGATCCGGTGGGGCTCGCGATCGCCGGCAGCGACGGGGTGCGCACGCTGCCGCCGCGCTCGCGGCGCGGCGTGGTGCACGAGCTGGCGCGCGCGCTCGACGCGGTCGCGCCGGCGGGATCGGGCGCGCTGGCGCCGCTGCTCGCGCGCGTGCCGGCGAGCAGCCGGCTGGTGCTGATCTCGGACTATCTGGGCGACGACGCGGACGCGCTGCGGCAGGCCGCGGGCGCGCACGCGGCGCGCGGCGGCGACGTGCATGCGCTGCACGTGGTGGCGGCCGAGGAGCTGGCGCCGCCACGCGACCTCGCGCTGGCCGTCGATCCCGAGGACCCGAGGCTGCGCCGCCCGTTCGACGCCGCGGCGCGCACCGCCTACGTCGCGCGCTTCGCGGAGTGGCGCGCGGGGCTGGCGCGCGCGTGGCGCGAGGTGGGCGCGACGTACGCGCTGGTGGCGACCGACGAGCCGCCCGCGCGCGCGGTGCGGCGCATCGTGCGTGGTGACGCGGCGTGA
- a CDS encoding M14 family metallopeptidase translates to MSTDPRARRSLARLLVPTLAVGVLALPAHAQPAKVAQVSSPEQFFGHRIGADYRLPNYDRFTAYWRQLDQQSDRMKVVDIGKTAEGRSQLMAIVTSPENHRNLARYKEIATRLAKAEGVTEAQARALAAEGKAIVWIDGGLHATEVLGAQQLIETVYQLVSRNDAETQRILRDVVVLAVHANPDGMQLVSDWYMREPDSLKRSTNGIPRLYQKYIGHDNNRDFYMSTQPESENMNRQLFHEWFPQIMYNHHQTGPTGTVMFAPPFRDPFNYQLDPLIVTGLDLVGAAMHNRFIAEDKGGVTMRRGANYSTWWNGGLRTTVYFHNMIGLLTETIGNPTPMRIPFVANRQLPSADLPLPIAPQEWKFRNSIDYSITANYAVLDVASRYKDTFLFNIWRMGRNSIEHGNRDSWTVSPTRLDAVRDSMQGARGGSNNAGGPAGVMTAGGQFGGAANAEASQRYLAMLRRPEARDPRGYILPADQPDFPRVVHLINALRENGITVHRATAAFTVAGKQYPAGSYVLKTAQPFRPHILDMFEPQDHPNDFLYPGGPPIPPYDAAGWTLAYQMGVKFDRILDGFDGPFAEVKDWNVKPAPGTVAAGNAAGYVISARYNDAFPAAVRLVGAGEEVYRLTAPFAGHPAGSFFVAAGASTRARLQPIASELGIDVAAAPSRPAGDLARLKSPRVALWDRYGGSMPSGWTRWLLEQKKIPFDVVYAPQLDAGNLRAKYDAIILVDGAIPARDGQGGGFGGGGGDAPRGGEPRADAVPADLRATLGNTSVARTVPQLKTFLEQGGTVITIGSSTVLAQHLGLPVGNKLVDAQGKPLPREQFYVPGSVLRVRVDTTQASAFGMESQADVFFDDSPAFTLGPDAAARGVKRVAWYDTATPLRSGWAWGQKHLEGGAAAVEAKVGQGTLYLFGPEILYRAQPHGTFKFFLNGLAGSASQGTTLQ, encoded by the coding sequence ATGTCGACCGACCCGCGCGCCCGGCGCTCGCTCGCCCGGCTGCTCGTCCCCACGCTCGCCGTGGGCGTCCTCGCGCTCCCGGCACACGCGCAGCCCGCGAAGGTCGCGCAGGTGTCGTCGCCCGAGCAGTTCTTCGGGCACCGCATCGGCGCGGACTACCGCCTGCCCAACTACGACCGCTTCACCGCCTACTGGCGCCAGCTCGACCAGCAGTCGGACCGCATGAAGGTCGTCGACATCGGGAAGACGGCGGAGGGGCGGTCGCAGCTGATGGCGATCGTCACGTCGCCGGAGAACCACCGGAACCTGGCGCGCTACAAGGAGATCGCGACCCGCCTCGCGAAGGCCGAGGGGGTGACCGAGGCGCAGGCGCGCGCGCTCGCGGCCGAGGGCAAGGCGATCGTCTGGATCGACGGCGGCCTGCACGCGACGGAGGTCCTCGGCGCGCAGCAGCTGATCGAGACCGTCTACCAGCTGGTGAGCCGCAACGACGCGGAGACGCAGCGCATCCTGCGCGACGTCGTCGTGCTCGCGGTGCACGCCAATCCCGACGGCATGCAGCTCGTGTCCGACTGGTACATGCGCGAGCCGGACTCGCTCAAGCGCAGCACGAACGGCATCCCGCGGCTGTACCAGAAGTACATCGGGCACGACAACAACCGCGACTTCTACATGTCGACGCAGCCGGAGTCGGAGAACATGAACCGGCAGCTGTTCCACGAGTGGTTCCCGCAGATCATGTACAACCATCACCAGACCGGGCCGACCGGCACGGTGATGTTCGCGCCGCCGTTCCGCGACCCGTTCAACTACCAGCTCGACCCGCTGATCGTGACGGGGCTCGACCTGGTGGGCGCGGCGATGCACAACCGCTTCATCGCCGAGGACAAGGGCGGCGTGACGATGCGGCGCGGCGCGAACTACTCGACGTGGTGGAACGGCGGCCTCCGCACCACGGTCTACTTCCACAACATGATCGGGCTGCTGACCGAGACGATCGGCAACCCGACGCCGATGCGGATCCCGTTCGTCGCCAACCGCCAGCTGCCGAGCGCCGACCTGCCGCTGCCCATCGCGCCGCAGGAGTGGAAGTTCCGCAACTCGATCGACTACTCGATCACCGCCAACTACGCGGTGCTCGACGTCGCCAGCCGCTACAAGGACACGTTCCTGTTCAACATCTGGCGGATGGGCCGCAACTCGATCGAGCACGGGAACAGGGACAGCTGGACCGTGTCGCCGACGCGCCTGGACGCGGTGCGCGACTCGATGCAGGGCGCGCGCGGCGGCAGCAACAACGCCGGCGGCCCCGCGGGCGTGATGACGGCGGGCGGGCAGTTCGGCGGCGCGGCGAACGCCGAGGCGTCGCAGCGCTACCTCGCGATGCTGCGCCGTCCCGAGGCGCGCGACCCGCGCGGCTACATCCTGCCGGCCGACCAGCCGGACTTCCCGCGCGTCGTGCACCTGATCAACGCGCTGCGCGAGAACGGGATCACCGTGCACCGCGCGACGGCGGCGTTCACGGTCGCGGGCAAGCAGTACCCGGCCGGCTCGTACGTCCTCAAGACCGCGCAGCCGTTCCGGCCGCACATCCTCGACATGTTCGAGCCGCAGGACCATCCGAACGACTTCCTGTACCCGGGCGGCCCGCCGATCCCGCCGTACGACGCCGCCGGGTGGACGCTCGCCTACCAGATGGGCGTGAAGTTCGATCGGATCCTCGACGGCTTCGACGGGCCGTTCGCCGAGGTGAAGGACTGGAACGTGAAGCCCGCGCCGGGCACCGTCGCCGCGGGGAACGCGGCCGGCTACGTGATCTCCGCGCGGTACAACGACGCCTTCCCCGCCGCGGTGCGCCTCGTGGGCGCGGGCGAGGAGGTCTATCGCCTGACGGCGCCGTTCGCCGGGCATCCGGCGGGCTCGTTCTTCGTCGCCGCCGGCGCCAGCACGCGCGCGCGGCTGCAGCCGATCGCGAGCGAGCTGGGGATCGACGTCGCCGCCGCGCCGTCGCGGCCCGCGGGCGACCTGGCGCGCCTGAAGTCGCCGCGCGTGGCGCTGTGGGACCGCTACGGCGGCTCGATGCCGTCCGGCTGGACGCGCTGGCTGCTGGAGCAGAAGAAGATCCCGTTCGACGTGGTCTACGCGCCGCAGCTGGACGCGGGCAACCTGCGCGCGAAGTACGACGCGATCATCCTCGTCGACGGCGCGATCCCGGCGCGCGACGGGCAGGGCGGCGGCTTCGGCGGCGGCGGCGGCGACGCGCCCCGCGGCGGCGAGCCGCGCGCCGACGCGGTCCCGGCCGACCTCCGCGCCACGCTCGGCAACACGTCGGTGGCGAGGACGGTCCCGCAGCTCAAGACGTTCCTCGAGCAGGGCGGCACGGTGATCACGATCGGCTCCTCGACGGTGCTGGCGCAGCACCTCGGCCTGCCGGTGGGGAACAAGCTGGTGGACGCGCAGGGGAAGCCGCTCCCGCGCGAGCAGTTCTACGTGCCCGGCTCGGTGCTGCGCGTGCGCGTCGACACCACGCAGGCGTCGGCGTTCGGGATGGAGTCGCAGGCGGACGTCTTCTTCGACGACTCGCCGGCGTTCACGCTCGGGCCGGACGCCGCGGCGCGGGGCGTGAAGCGCGTGGCGTGGTACGACACGGCCACCCCGCTGCGCAGCGGCTGGGCGTGGGGGCAGAAGCACCTCGAGGGGGGCGCGGCCGCCGTCGAGGCGAAGGTCGGCCAGGGGACGCTCTACCTGTTCGGCCCCGAGATCCTGTACCGCGCGCAGCCGCACGGGACGTTCAAGTTCTTCCTCAACGGGCTCGCGGGGAGCGCCTCGCAGGGCACGACGCTGCAGTGA
- a CDS encoding sensor histidine kinase, with amino-acid sequence MSDSRTPGPAAVPPAAPAAPPAIARLQAEGALFSLLVESVRDYAIFALDADGYIRTWNAGAQRFKGYQAHEIIGRHFSTFYPPEDVAADKPGWELRVATAEGRVEDQGWRVRKDGTRFWANVVITALRDATGELVGFAKVTRDLTERRAAEMQALEDARRVAAAEAANRAKSEFLAAMSHELRTPLNAIGGYAELLAMELRGPLTETQRSDLDRIQASQRHLLRIINDLLNYSRIEAGQLTYELAPMSLATSIAAVMEMARPLAQLKGLTLASDVTGDLPVLADRTKVEQVVLNLLSNAIKFTPTGGRVAVHGAMVGDHARVSVTDTGPGVPEDQRQAVFEPFVQLGRTLTTGTEGTGLGLAISRDLARAMGGELSVDAGPDGRGACFTLLLPAAVLAVAARDA; translated from the coding sequence ATGAGCGACTCGCGCACGCCGGGCCCCGCCGCCGTGCCGCCCGCTGCGCCCGCGGCACCGCCCGCGATCGCGCGGCTGCAGGCGGAGGGCGCGCTGTTCAGCCTCCTGGTGGAGAGCGTCCGCGACTACGCGATCTTCGCGCTCGACGCGGACGGCTACATCCGCACCTGGAACGCGGGCGCCCAGCGCTTCAAGGGCTACCAGGCGCACGAGATCATCGGCCGCCACTTCTCGACGTTCTATCCGCCGGAGGACGTCGCGGCCGACAAGCCCGGGTGGGAGCTCCGCGTCGCGACCGCGGAGGGGCGCGTGGAGGACCAGGGGTGGCGCGTGCGGAAGGACGGCACGCGCTTCTGGGCCAACGTCGTCATCACCGCGCTGCGCGACGCGACCGGGGAGCTGGTGGGCTTCGCCAAGGTGACGCGCGACCTCACCGAGCGGCGCGCGGCCGAGATGCAGGCGCTGGAGGACGCGCGCCGCGTGGCGGCCGCGGAGGCCGCGAACCGCGCCAAGAGCGAGTTCCTGGCCGCCATGAGCCACGAGCTGCGCACCCCGCTGAACGCGATCGGCGGCTACGCCGAGCTGCTGGCGATGGAGCTGCGCGGCCCGCTCACCGAGACGCAGCGCTCGGACCTCGACCGCATCCAGGCGAGCCAGCGCCACCTGCTGCGCATCATCAACGACCTGCTGAACTACAGCCGGATCGAGGCGGGGCAGCTGACGTACGAGCTGGCGCCGATGTCGCTCGCCACGAGCATCGCGGCGGTGATGGAGATGGCGCGGCCGCTGGCGCAGCTCAAGGGGCTGACGCTCGCGTCCGACGTCACGGGCGACCTGCCGGTGCTGGCCGACCGCACGAAGGTCGAGCAGGTGGTGCTCAACCTCCTCTCGAACGCGATCAAGTTCACGCCGACGGGCGGGCGGGTCGCGGTGCACGGCGCGATGGTCGGCGACCACGCGCGCGTCTCGGTCACGGACACGGGCCCCGGCGTGCCGGAGGACCAGCGGCAGGCGGTGTTCGAGCCGTTCGTGCAGCTGGGGCGCACGCTCACCACGGGCACCGAGGGCACGGGGCTGGGCCTCGCGATCAGCCGCGACCTGGCGCGCGCGATGGGCGGCGAGCTGTCGGTGGACGCGGGCCCGGACGGCCGCGGCGCGTGCTTCACGCTCCTGCTGCCGGCCGCCGTGCTGGCGGTCGCGGCGCGCGACGCGTGA
- a CDS encoding DUF4159 domain-containing protein, which yields MPSAAASGSDFVFATLQYESGDWDSAPLVPANLIDTLARYTSLKVAPSGAIVAAGTEALLQYPFAYMTGHLPVRFTEAERRMLRRWIDRGGFLFVDDHNHDVDGMFHKTCTEELARTLGPLVQLPNEHALYRAFFTFSDGPPTTSHELNGWGDNLVHRHLHGILRGDRVAVLYSNKDYSSEWGYHPDNKRFQSVDNTRFAVNIVTYALTR from the coding sequence GTGCCGTCCGCCGCTGCATCGGGATCGGATTTCGTTTTCGCGACCTTACAGTACGAATCCGGCGACTGGGACTCCGCCCCCCTCGTCCCCGCGAACCTCATCGACACGCTCGCCCGCTACACGTCGCTGAAGGTCGCGCCGAGCGGGGCGATCGTCGCGGCGGGGACCGAGGCGCTGCTGCAGTACCCGTTCGCGTACATGACCGGCCACCTCCCGGTGCGCTTCACGGAGGCCGAGCGGCGGATGCTGCGGCGGTGGATCGATCGGGGCGGGTTCCTGTTCGTCGACGACCACAACCACGACGTCGACGGCATGTTCCACAAGACGTGCACCGAGGAGCTCGCGCGCACCCTCGGCCCGCTCGTGCAGCTGCCGAACGAGCACGCGCTGTATCGCGCGTTCTTCACGTTCAGCGATGGCCCGCCGACCACGAGCCACGAGCTCAATGGCTGGGGCGACAACCTCGTGCACCGGCACCTGCACGGCATCCTGCGCGGCGACCGCGTGGCGGTGCTGTACAGCAACAAGGACTACAGCTCGGAGTGGGGCTACCATCCCGACAACAAGCGCTTCCAGAGCGTGGACAACACGCGGTTCGCGGTGAACATCGTGACGTACGCGCTGACGCGATGA